A window of Eretmochelys imbricata isolate rEreImb1 chromosome 25, rEreImb1.hap1, whole genome shotgun sequence contains these coding sequences:
- the LOC144280305 gene encoding 4-galactosyl-N-acetylglucosaminide 3-alpha-L-fucosyltransferase FUT6-like codes for MPLSDQKKSPPCKHLLIFILSQLVTAFCLFLYLRPSRDPGLEAWAGNSSSVTVHPGNNPTAPEAGSELTILLWTWPFGQRAALRKCSELFGIQDCHITANRSWYHKANAVIVHHRDVCSSPKKLPQAPRPPFQYWIWFNLESPSHSPNLGFMDNLFNLTMSYRRDSDIFTPYGWLEVLSQPQNFSIPAKSKLVAWAVSNWNPASRRVQYYQELKKYLHVDIYGSHHMSLPRDKHFSTLSQYKFYLAFENSLHEDYITEKLWNNALGSGAVPVVCGPPRKNYERFLPPDAFIHIDDFPNAQGLAQYLQELDKDPARYQRYFQWLTWLKPSKQSSWTIHFCKACRALQMTETYQTRPGLAKWFR; via the coding sequence ATGCCGCTCAGCGACCAGAAGAAAAGCCCACCCTGCAAGCACCTCCTAATCTTTATTCTCTCCCAATTGGTAACCgccttctgtttgtttctttacCTTCGGCCCTCCAGGGACCCTGGCCTAGAGGCCTGGGCTGGCAATTCCTCTTCAGTCACAGTCCATCCTGGAAACAACCCCACAGCTCCAGAGGCTGGTTCGGAGCTGACCATCCTCCTGTGGACCTGGCCCTTTGGGCAACGTGCTGCTCTGCGAAAATGCTCTGAGCTCTTTGGCATCCAGGACTGTCACATCACGGCCAACCGTAGCTGGTACCACAAGGCCAATGCAGTGATTGTGCATCACAGGGATGTGTGCTCCAGCCCAAAGaaactgccccaggccccacggCCGCCTTTCCAGTACTGGATCTGGTTCAACTTGGagtcccccagccacagccctaaCCTGGGCTTCATGGATAACCTCTTTAACCTGACCATGTCTTACCGGAGGGACTCTGATATCTTCACCCCCTACGGGTGGCTGGAGGTCCTCAGCCAGCCCCAGAACTTCAGCATCCCAGCCAAGTCCAAGCTGGTGGCCTGGGCAGTGAGTAACTGGAACCCAGCCTCCCGCCGGGTGCAGTACTATCAGGAGCTGAAGAAATACCTCCACGTGGATATATACGGCAGCCATCACATGTCTCTGCCCCGGGACAAGCACTTCTCCACCCTGTCCCAGTACAAATTCTACCTGGCCTTTGAGAACTCGCTTCATGAGGACTACATCACTGAGAAGCTCTGGAACAATGCCCTGGGCTCAGGGGCTGTGCCTGTTGTCTGCGGCCCCCCCCGAAAAAACTACGAGCGCTTTCTGCCCCCTGATGCCTTTATTCACATTGATGACTTTCCCAATGCTCAAGGGCTGGCCCAGTATCTCCAGGAGCTGGACAAGGACCCAGCACGTTACCAGCGCTACTTCCAGTGGCTAACATGGCTAAAACCGTCCAAGCAAAGTTCCTGGACCATCCACTTCTGCAAAGCCTGCCGGGCCTTGCAAATGACAGAGACCTACCAGACCAGGCCTGGTTTGGCCAAGTGGTTCCGCTAG